In a genomic window of Oscillatoria sp. FACHB-1406:
- a CDS encoding iron uptake porin, producing MLKLLWRYQLIGHAALGAALAVSSAAVAAEGNAALQPEAAQKAAEIELSDATKANLKEVKAAEVVPVAQQDTTTEAKAIEASQPIENAAPKLPVAVALSNEVRPETNATATSSVEQIAQNANNAEILREINLYSNENPAAGQSLQGASKFRDVRPTDWAFQALDDLIKRYDCLVGYPDGTFRGNRPLSRYEFAAGLNACLNQIERLIAEATTDFVTKEDLETLRRLMQEFEAELATLGTRVDNLEARTAFLEDHQFSTTTKLSGEVIFALTNNFGNDRGLNNTLSSIGEAAFGDRVRLTFNTSFTGKDRLVTRLAAGNLRSFTGGSLPFPTGGNPDTTGTYEGTQTFNLQPSENFDNNVKVDWLAYYFPFAGINTLGVNNSYVYVAATGGIWSDIAPTTNPYFEDYDGGNGALSTFASENPIYRVGGGAGAAISFGFSPLESVIGPSTVTLGYLAGEANNPGQSRGLFNGDYAALAQANFNLFDYFAVGLTYVHGYHGYGSPIYGAGSTGTFNDSSQFVSNSGVVGSYMANNPLFQADPGNALGGGGLGIGATVTNSYGAEVAFRPFSGISVSGFVTKTDATLINLGDADIWSWGGGVAFPDFGKQGSVLGFFGGIQPTLRGINSTSPLFSRDTFRMDTGWHVEGFYKYQVTDNISITPGVIWLTRPNQNNNSEPIVIGTLRTTFKF from the coding sequence ATGTTGAAATTGCTCTGGAGATATCAACTGATTGGTCATGCTGCTTTAGGAGCAGCACTGGCAGTCTCCTCTGCGGCAGTAGCAGCAGAAGGCAACGCGGCGCTACAACCGGAAGCAGCACAAAAAGCTGCCGAAATCGAGTTGAGCGACGCTACTAAGGCTAACCTCAAAGAAGTGAAGGCAGCCGAAGTAGTTCCCGTAGCCCAGCAAGATACGACGACAGAAGCGAAAGCAATTGAAGCTTCGCAGCCTATTGAAAACGCTGCACCGAAATTACCGGTAGCAGTTGCCCTTTCTAACGAAGTTCGCCCGGAAACCAACGCAACCGCAACCAGCAGCGTCGAGCAAATCGCTCAAAACGCTAACAATGCGGAAATTTTACGGGAAATCAATCTCTACAGCAACGAAAACCCAGCCGCAGGTCAAAGCCTTCAAGGCGCTTCTAAATTCCGCGACGTTCGTCCGACCGACTGGGCTTTCCAAGCGTTAGACGACTTAATCAAGCGCTATGACTGTCTCGTCGGTTATCCCGATGGAACCTTCCGAGGCAATCGCCCCTTGAGTCGTTACGAGTTCGCAGCCGGTTTGAACGCTTGCTTAAACCAAATCGAACGTTTGATTGCAGAAGCAACCACCGACTTTGTAACGAAAGAAGATTTAGAAACTCTGCGTCGTTTGATGCAAGAGTTTGAAGCCGAACTGGCAACGCTCGGCACCCGCGTTGATAACCTGGAAGCACGTACTGCTTTCTTGGAAGATCACCAATTCTCCACGACCACCAAGTTGAGTGGGGAAGTCATCTTCGCGCTCACCAACAACTTCGGTAACGATCGCGGTCTGAATAATACCCTAAGCAGCATCGGCGAAGCAGCGTTTGGAGATCGCGTTCGTTTGACCTTCAACACCAGCTTCACGGGTAAAGACCGTTTGGTCACTCGTCTTGCGGCTGGAAATTTACGTTCTTTCACGGGCGGTTCGCTGCCGTTCCCAACGGGTGGCAACCCAGATACCACTGGTACTTATGAAGGAACTCAAACCTTTAACCTGCAACCCAGCGAGAACTTCGACAACAACGTAAAAGTTGACTGGTTAGCTTACTACTTCCCGTTTGCAGGTATCAATACCCTCGGCGTGAACAACTCTTACGTTTACGTTGCGGCGACTGGTGGGATTTGGAGCGATATTGCCCCGACGACCAACCCCTACTTTGAAGACTACGATGGCGGTAATGGCGCGTTATCGACTTTTGCTTCGGAAAACCCAATCTACCGAGTTGGTGGTGGTGCTGGGGCAGCAATCAGCTTTGGCTTTAGCCCCCTCGAGTCTGTTATCGGACCGAGTACGGTAACGTTAGGTTACTTAGCAGGTGAAGCGAATAACCCAGGGCAGAGTCGAGGCTTATTTAACGGCGACTACGCAGCCTTAGCTCAAGCTAACTTTAACCTGTTTGATTACTTTGCAGTTGGTTTAACCTACGTCCACGGTTATCACGGTTACGGCAGTCCGATTTATGGAGCAGGTTCTACTGGAACCTTTAATGATTCCAGTCAGTTTGTTTCCAACTCGGGCGTTGTTGGCAGTTACATGGCTAATAATCCTTTGTTTCAAGCAGATCCGGGTAATGCCCTTGGTGGCGGAGGCTTGGGTATCGGTGCAACGGTTACAAACTCTTACGGTGCGGAAGTTGCTTTCCGTCCCTTTAGCGGTATCTCTGTCAGCGGTTTTGTAACTAAAACGGATGCTACGCTGATTAACCTCGGCGATGCCGACATTTGGAGTTGGGGCGGCGGCGTTGCTTTCCCTGACTTTGGGAAGCAAGGTAGCGTTCTCGGTTTCTTCGGTGGCATCCAACCGACCCTGCGCGGTATTAACAGCACCTCGCCACTCTTCAGCCGCGACACTTTCCGTATGGATACCGGCTGGCACGTTGAAGGCTTCTACAAGTACCAAGTGACGGATAATATTTCCATCACTCCCGGCGTGATCTGGTTGACTCGTCCGAACCAAAACAACAACAGCGAACCGATCGTCATCGGTACGCTCAGAACGACCTTCAAGTTCTAA
- a CDS encoding Rrf2 family transcriptional regulator: MELSCKTEYALLALMELASHYSRGEPLQIRQIATQQGIPDRYLEQILAALRRGGLVLSQRGAKGGYILAREPWKINLLDAIACLESLNSRNKLETLCQTVEGEVLTQVWQEIRDRTLTVLQHYTLQDLCERRDARAQAAIMYYI, from the coding sequence GTGGAACTGTCTTGTAAGACGGAATATGCCCTACTCGCGCTCATGGAGTTAGCCAGTCATTATTCGAGAGGCGAACCGTTACAAATCCGCCAAATCGCAACGCAACAAGGAATTCCCGATCGCTACCTCGAACAAATCCTCGCTGCATTGCGGCGTGGGGGGTTAGTCTTGAGTCAGCGGGGGGCGAAGGGCGGCTATATTTTGGCGCGAGAACCTTGGAAGATTAACTTACTCGACGCGATCGCCTGTTTGGAAAGTTTAAACTCTCGCAATAAGTTAGAGACACTCTGCCAAACAGTAGAGGGCGAAGTTCTCACTCAGGTTTGGCAGGAAATCCGCGATCGCACCTTAACCGTCTTGCAGCATTACACCCTCCAAGATTTATGCGAGCGACGGGATGCGCGCGCGCAAGCAGCTATCATGTATTACATCTAA
- a CDS encoding peptidoglycan DD-metalloendopeptidase family protein, with protein MGLALSTVEPNINRAIKVSPFGRFFAQFPIPALRSPSQQAKLSLDWNKTPKVGDAIAGYRVTSGYGPRTKPCPTCSSYHPAIDVGTPVGTPLHAIADTTVKCWQDANGGGLVGEYALPNRTIVQLLHLSDCKGGNAKTGDVIAKSGNSGIGSGAHVDVRLKPRSVIPPTELVERTLTGKTPSEKNPGLKLAILGEQNSKPKGIKPLFVLPARGTLTRGLDKQKHLTCSVHCGVDIANAEGTPVQATAEGEVVFAGEDEYGLGMAIQIAHGGGMYSVYGHNSKLLVRVGDRVRQGQQIALMGKTGKTKASNLHFELRWQNNAVPGAKGMANQWLDPLEVLDFSEFPRAKGVVLSDRTVDGANNP; from the coding sequence ATGGGACTGGCACTCTCGACAGTCGAACCGAATATCAATCGGGCGATCAAAGTCAGTCCTTTCGGGCGTTTTTTCGCGCAATTCCCGATTCCAGCGCTGCGCTCGCCAAGCCAGCAAGCAAAGCTGAGTTTAGATTGGAATAAAACGCCGAAGGTGGGAGATGCGATCGCGGGCTATCGGGTGACGAGCGGTTACGGACCGCGCACTAAGCCTTGCCCAACTTGTTCCAGCTATCACCCGGCAATTGATGTAGGAACGCCCGTCGGAACCCCGCTCCACGCGATCGCGGATACGACTGTTAAGTGCTGGCAAGATGCTAACGGCGGCGGATTGGTGGGAGAGTACGCGCTTCCCAATCGCACGATCGTGCAATTGCTCCATCTGTCCGATTGTAAGGGCGGTAACGCAAAAACGGGTGACGTTATTGCCAAGAGCGGCAATTCAGGGATTGGTTCGGGCGCGCACGTCGATGTTCGCTTGAAACCGCGCTCGGTTATACCGCCGACGGAATTAGTCGAGCGAACGCTGACGGGAAAAACGCCGAGCGAAAAAAACCCCGGCTTGAAGTTGGCGATTTTAGGAGAGCAGAACTCAAAACCCAAAGGAATTAAACCGCTGTTTGTTCTGCCCGCGCGCGGTACGCTGACGCGGGGACTGGATAAGCAAAAGCATTTAACCTGCTCGGTGCATTGCGGTGTCGATATCGCGAATGCGGAGGGTACGCCCGTGCAGGCGACGGCGGAAGGCGAAGTGGTGTTCGCAGGGGAAGACGAGTATGGATTGGGAATGGCGATTCAGATTGCCCACGGCGGCGGGATGTATAGCGTTTACGGTCACAATAGCAAGTTGTTGGTGCGCGTCGGCGATCGCGTTCGTCAAGGGCAGCAGATTGCTTTGATGGGCAAGACGGGCAAGACGAAAGCCTCGAATTTACACTTCGAGTTACGCTGGCAGAATAATGCAGTACCCGGAGCGAAGGGAATGGCGAATCAGTGGCTCGATCCCCTCGAAGTTCTCGATTTTTCGGAGTTTCCTCGCGCGAAGGGGGTAGTTCTCAGCGATCGCACCGTTGATGGGGCGAACAATCCCTAG